In Eleutherodactylus coqui strain aEleCoq1 chromosome 11, aEleCoq1.hap1, whole genome shotgun sequence, a single window of DNA contains:
- the LOC136581709 gene encoding leukotriene B4 receptor 1-like: MLLCNISAETDQMPSTYSIKNVGACTILSLAFMIGAPGNIMVMWTIYRKLKNISATVLLIGNLALADFLILLSLPIWIYTFAVNKWIFGVFFCKVLVYVIYSNLYASVFLITLLSIERFLAVSRPFDLQRWTRQCVLKKITIFIWVVAAVFGIHSLPFYNPNQSREPFQCILHEYASDMQKVIFLLLETFIGFLIPFGIIIICYTYLWKKLRKMKFVGKHKSDKIIVLVVVTFVICWIPLHIFNIMDIISVFLDICSLKAIVNIGGDICGALVFINSCMNPVLYFYYAFKLKRPTTIKRLNMLFENIGEIETEKQSEINGNTAVSTHIDSIPTVDMDIQMA; the protein is encoded by the coding sequence atgttattgtGCAATATCTCTGCAGAGACGGATCAGATGCCTTCTACTTACTCCATAAAGAATGTTGGTGCATGCACTATACTGTCTTTAGCTTTCATGATTGGGGCGCCAGGAAACATAATGGTAATGTGGACCATCTATAGAAAGCTGAAGAATATTTCTGCCACTGTGCTGTTAATCGGAAACCTAGCACTTGCTGACTTCCTCATTCTGTTATCTCTGCCTATCTGGATATATACATTTGCTGTCAACAAATGGATTTTTGGAGTGTTTTTTTGCAAAGTTTTGGTATATGTTATATATTCCAATTTGTATGCCAGTGTATTTCTTATAACCTTGTTGAGTATAGAGAGGTTTTTGGCTGTGTCTAGGCCATTTGATCTGCAGAGATGGACCAGGCAAtgcgttttaaaaaaaattaccatttttaTTTGGGTAGTAGCTGCAGTATTTGGTATTCACTCTCTTCCATTCTACAACCCAAATCAAAGTAGAGAACCCTTCCAATGCATTCTACATGAATACGCCAGTGATATGCAAAAGGTAATATTTCTTCTTTTGGAAACCTTTATTGGATTTTTGATTCCATTTGGCATTATTATCATCTGCTACACCTACTTATGGAAAAAACTCAGAAAAATGAAATTTGTGGGCAAACACAAATCAGACAAAATAATCGTTCTTGTTGTGGTCACTTTTGTCATATGTTGGATTCCATTACACATATTCAACATTATGGATATCATCTCTGTTTTTCTGGACATCTGCAGTTTGAAAGCAATTGTGAACATTGGAGGTGATATCTGTGGGGCGTTGGTATTTATAAACAGTTGCATGAACCCTGTTTTGTATTTCTATTATGCGTTTAAATTAAAGCGCCCTACAACGATTAAAAGGCTGAATATGCTTTTTGAAAACATTGGAGAAATAGAGACAGAAAAGCAAAGTGAAATTAATGGAAATACCGCAGTCAGTACACATATTGACAGTATTCCAACAGTTGATATGGACATTCAGATGGCTTAA